From the Kogia breviceps isolate mKogBre1 chromosome 3, mKogBre1 haplotype 1, whole genome shotgun sequence genome, one window contains:
- the IVD gene encoding isovaleryl-CoA dehydrogenase, mitochondrial isoform X1 has product MATVAWLLGRRVASWRPRLPLQPLAGLITQRANSLLPVDDAINGLSEEQKQLRQTMAKFLQEHLAPHAQEIDRSNEFKNLREFWKQLGNLGVLGVTAPVQYGGSGLGYLEHVLVMEEISRVSGAVGLSYGAHSNLCLNQIVRNGNEAQKEKYLPKLISGEYIGALAMSETNAGSDVVSMKLKAEKKGDHYVLNGNKFWITNGPDADVLIVYAKTDLAAVPASRGITAFIVEKGMPGFNTSKKLDKLGMRGSNTCELIFEDCEVPAANILGHQSKGVYVLMSGLDLERLVLAGGPLGIMQAILDHAIPYLHVREAFGQKIGHFQLMQGKMADMYTRLMACRQYVYNVAKACDEGYCTAKDCAGVILYSAECATQVALDGIQCLGGNGYINDFPMGRFLRDAKLYEIGAGTSEVRRLIIGRAFNAEFH; this is encoded by the exons ATGGCGACCGTAGCTTGGCTACTGGGTCGGCGCGTGGCGAGCTGGAGGCCGCGGCTGCCACTGCAGCCGCTCGCCGGTCTGATTACTCAGCGGGCCAACTCGCTGTTGCCCGTAGACGATGCGATCAATGGGCTAAGCGAGGAGCAGAAGCAG CTTCGTCAGACCATGGCTAAATTCCTTCAGGAGCATCTAGCACCCCATGCCCAGGAGATTGATCGGAGCAATGAGTTCAAGAACCTGCGA GAGTTTTGGAAGCAGCTGGGGAACCTGGGAGTCTTGGGTGTCACAGCCCCTG TTCAGTATGGCGGCTCCGGCCTGGGCTACCTGGAACACGTGCTGGTGATGGAGGAGATATCCCGAGTCTCTGGAGCAGTGGGTCTCAGTTACGGTGcccactccaacctctgcctcaaCCAAATTGTTCGTAATGGAAACGAGGCCCAGAAGGAGAAGTACCTCCCCAAG CTGATCAGCGGTGAATACATCGGAGCCCTGGCCATGAGTGAGACAAATGCTGGCTCCGATGTTGTCTCGATGAAGctgaaagcagaaaagaaag GAGATCACTATGTCCTGAATGGCAACAAATTCTGGATCACCAATGGCCCTGATGCTGATGTCCTTATTGTCTATGCCAAGACAGATCTGGCTGCTGTGCCAGCTTCTCGGGGCATCACAGCCTTCATTGTGGAGAAG GGTATGCCAGGCTTCAACACCTCCAAGAAGCTGGACAAGCTGGGGATGAGGGGCTCTAACACCTGTGAGCTAATCTTTGAGGACTGCGAGGTTCCTG CTGCCAACATCCTGGGCCATCAAAGTAAGGGCGTCTACGTGCTGATGAGTGGGCTGGACCTGGAGCGGCTGGTGCTGGCCGGTGGGCCCCTCGG GATCATGCAGGCCATCCTCGACCACGCTATTCCCTACCTGCACGTGAGGGAAGCCTTTGGCCAGAAGATCGGCCACTTCCAG TTGATGCAGGGGAAGATGGCAGACATGTACACCCGCCTCATGGCCTGTCGGCAGTACGTCTACAATGTAGCCAAGGCCTGTGATGAGGGCTACTGCACTGCCAAG GACTGCGCTGGGGTAATTCTTTACTCAGCCGAGTGTGCCACACAGGTAGCCCTGGACGGCATCCAGTGTTTGG GTGGCAATGGCTACATCAACGACTTCCCCATGGGCCGCTTTCTGAGAGATGCCAAGCTGTATGAGATCGGGGCTGGAACCAGTGAGGTGAGGCGGCTAATCATCGGCAGAGCCTTCAACGCAGAATTCCACTGA
- the IVD gene encoding isovaleryl-CoA dehydrogenase, mitochondrial isoform X2, translating to MATVAWLLGRRVASWRPRLPLQPLAGLITQRANSLLPVDDAINGLSEEQKQLRQTMAKFLQEHLAPHAQEIDRSNEFKNLREFWKQLGNLGVLGVTAPVQYGGSGLGYLEHVLVMEEISRVSGAVGLSYGAHSNLCLNQIVRNGNEAQKEKYLPKLISGEYIGALAMSETNAGSDVVSMKLKAEKKGDHYVLNGNKFWITNGPDADVLIVYAKTDLAAVPASRGITAFIVEKGMPGFNTSKKLDKLGMRGSNTCELIFEDCEVPAANILGHQSKGVYVLMSGLDLERLVLAGGPLGIMQAILDHAIPYLHVREAFGQKIGHFQDCAGVILYSAECATQVALDGIQCLGGNGYINDFPMGRFLRDAKLYEIGAGTSEVRRLIIGRAFNAEFH from the exons ATGGCGACCGTAGCTTGGCTACTGGGTCGGCGCGTGGCGAGCTGGAGGCCGCGGCTGCCACTGCAGCCGCTCGCCGGTCTGATTACTCAGCGGGCCAACTCGCTGTTGCCCGTAGACGATGCGATCAATGGGCTAAGCGAGGAGCAGAAGCAG CTTCGTCAGACCATGGCTAAATTCCTTCAGGAGCATCTAGCACCCCATGCCCAGGAGATTGATCGGAGCAATGAGTTCAAGAACCTGCGA GAGTTTTGGAAGCAGCTGGGGAACCTGGGAGTCTTGGGTGTCACAGCCCCTG TTCAGTATGGCGGCTCCGGCCTGGGCTACCTGGAACACGTGCTGGTGATGGAGGAGATATCCCGAGTCTCTGGAGCAGTGGGTCTCAGTTACGGTGcccactccaacctctgcctcaaCCAAATTGTTCGTAATGGAAACGAGGCCCAGAAGGAGAAGTACCTCCCCAAG CTGATCAGCGGTGAATACATCGGAGCCCTGGCCATGAGTGAGACAAATGCTGGCTCCGATGTTGTCTCGATGAAGctgaaagcagaaaagaaag GAGATCACTATGTCCTGAATGGCAACAAATTCTGGATCACCAATGGCCCTGATGCTGATGTCCTTATTGTCTATGCCAAGACAGATCTGGCTGCTGTGCCAGCTTCTCGGGGCATCACAGCCTTCATTGTGGAGAAG GGTATGCCAGGCTTCAACACCTCCAAGAAGCTGGACAAGCTGGGGATGAGGGGCTCTAACACCTGTGAGCTAATCTTTGAGGACTGCGAGGTTCCTG CTGCCAACATCCTGGGCCATCAAAGTAAGGGCGTCTACGTGCTGATGAGTGGGCTGGACCTGGAGCGGCTGGTGCTGGCCGGTGGGCCCCTCGG GATCATGCAGGCCATCCTCGACCACGCTATTCCCTACCTGCACGTGAGGGAAGCCTTTGGCCAGAAGATCGGCCACTTCCAG GACTGCGCTGGGGTAATTCTTTACTCAGCCGAGTGTGCCACACAGGTAGCCCTGGACGGCATCCAGTGTTTGG GTGGCAATGGCTACATCAACGACTTCCCCATGGGCCGCTTTCTGAGAGATGCCAAGCTGTATGAGATCGGGGCTGGAACCAGTGAGGTGAGGCGGCTAATCATCGGCAGAGCCTTCAACGCAGAATTCCACTGA